The region TGTAGCAGATCTGCACCAACCAATGTCCCAAACGTTCCCGCAACAAATCCCATAATTGCCGCAGGCAGCCCGAACCCACCGCAGAGAATCAGAGAAACCGCAACCGTCACCAGCGGCGGAACAAAAAACGGCGTTGCAATACCAATCCCCCGCACAGGCCGAGCCGCCAGATACACCACCAACGTCACAATACCGACCGCCGCAAGCATCCGAACCAAAAACCATGCATCGGTCTGCACAAAACCAAACACCACCAGACCAACAAGGTAGACCGAAATCAGAACAGGCACCACAGCTCCCCCCACATTCACCGAAATATCCATACCCCGCCGCTCTTCGACCGGCCAGCGGTCGGTCCGGTACATCGTATCATACATTGACGGCGCATACTGCCCGCTGGGTTTTCTCGTCCGCTCCTCCTTCGGATGCATCGTGTACAACGGAATATTCACAAAACTTCCCACAACAATCAGAATCAGCAGACCCACAATCACCCAGAAGCTGAATCCCAGATGAGAAAGTGCCGCACCAATAATTCCCAGAAACAGCAGAGGAAGACCGACAACAATCAGCAGAATCAGTCCCAGCAAAAGCCAGACAGACAGCGGACTAAACACAAACCGACTCATACCAGTACCTGCGTCAAAAACATATAAAATCCTTCACAACCGCTCGCACACAATCGCCGCATGGTCAGCATGGTACGGCGAAAGCCACAGAGATTTTTGAACCCGAAGTCCTGCACGCGACAGTTCCTCGCACGTATCAGCAAAAACTTCCTCAGGACTCTTTCTGATGTCGACACTTCGCGTCTTCAGCATCAGAATCAACACTCCGCCTTTCTTCAAAAACGGCAGATGTTTGATCGCAATGCCAGCCTGATTCGGCTGGGCAACATCCTGATAAATAATATCAGCCGCTTCAAGAAGCGGAGCATACCTCTGCGGCTGTGTTGCATCCGCAAAGATTGGCACGATATTTTTTCGCTTCCTTGCAACCATCAGAAGATCCTGCATCGGTCGCGGGGCAAACTCTACCGCATACACAGATTCCACATAATCTGC is a window of Methanorbis rubei DNA encoding:
- a CDS encoding DUF1614 domain-containing protein — encoded protein: MSRFVFSPLSVWLLLGLILLIVVGLPLLFLGIIGAALSHLGFSFWVIVGLLILIVVGSFVNIPLYTMHPKEERTRKPSGQYAPSMYDTMYRTDRWPVEERRGMDISVNVGGAVVPVLISVYLVGLVVFGFVQTDAWFLVRMLAAVGIVTLVVYLAARPVRGIGIATPFFVPPLVTVAVSLILCGGFGLPAAIMGFVAGTFGTLVGADLLHLREVYDEGAGMLSIGGAGTFDGIFLTGIIAALLASF
- a CDS encoding fibrillarin-like rRNA/tRNA 2'-O-methyltransferase, translated to MISIDGTLVSAGEGGVYGERMVGGHRVWDPYRSKLSALWYLDKSTDLSSDAVVLYLGAANGTTVSHVADYVESVYAVEFAPRPMQDLLMVARKRKNIVPIFADATQPQRYAPLLEAADIIYQDVAQPNQAGIAIKHLPFLKKGGVLILMLKTRSVDIRKSPEEVFADTCEELSRAGLRVQKSLWLSPYHADHAAIVCERL